In Rhodobacter xanthinilyticus, a single window of DNA contains:
- a CDS encoding ABC transporter permease, translated as MSLSFGSFLRKPEAGAVLSLIAVALFFVIFGGADLGKFAGAASWVNFAANLGIVALPVGLLMIAGELDISIGAMIPAGSMSVAIVSGYYGAPIVVGIAAALGLGVLVGLINGLLTVKTSVPSLIITLATLVAMQGLVLSGSVLLTGAASVPLAAPDWAKTLFGTLIAGNYQVIILWWIGFAAVLWFVIHKSPLGNWLFAMGGDKESARNAGIPTDKMTIGLFVLSSTSASFVGMCGAILFNSAQVSGGMNYIFNAVVSVVVGGVLLTGGFGSVLGIFIGTLTFAVVSQGIYFTQLDRNWSALIIGVMLLVAVLMNNAFRDMALSYAPRKKK; from the coding sequence ATGTCTCTTTCTTTCGGATCCTTTCTGCGCAAGCCCGAAGCGGGCGCCGTTCTGAGCCTGATCGCCGTCGCCCTGTTCTTCGTGATCTTCGGGGGCGCCGATCTGGGCAAGTTCGCGGGGGCTGCAAGCTGGGTGAACTTCGCCGCCAACCTTGGCATCGTCGCGCTGCCCGTGGGCCTTTTGATGATCGCAGGCGAGCTCGATATCTCGATCGGCGCGATGATCCCCGCGGGTTCGATGAGCGTTGCGATCGTCTCGGGTTATTATGGTGCGCCGATTGTGGTCGGCATCGCCGCGGCTCTGGGGCTAGGGGTTCTGGTTGGCCTGATCAACGGGCTGCTGACGGTCAAGACCTCGGTGCCGTCGCTGATCATCACGCTGGCCACGCTGGTCGCGATGCAGGGGCTCGTGCTCTCGGGCTCGGTGCTGCTGACCGGCGCCGCCTCGGTGCCGCTCGCCGCGCCGGACTGGGCCAAGACGCTCTTCGGCACGCTGATCGCCGGCAACTATCAGGTGATCATCCTGTGGTGGATCGGCTTTGCCGCGGTGCTGTGGTTCGTGATCCACAAGAGCCCGCTCGGCAACTGGCTCTTCGCGATGGGCGGCGACAAGGAAAGCGCGCGCAATGCGGGGATCCCGACCGACAAGATGACCATCGGCCTCTTCGTGCTGTCCTCGACCTCGGCGAGCTTCGTGGGGATGTGTGGCGCGATCCTGTTCAACTCGGCCCAGGTTTCGGGCGGCATGAACTACATCTTCAACGCTGTGGTTTCGGTGGTGGTGGGTGGTGTGCTGCTGACCGGGGGCTTCGGCTCGGTGCTGGGCATCTTCATCGGCACGCTCACCTTCGCCGTCGTCAGCCAGGGCATCTACTTCACCCAGCTCGACCGCAACTGGTCGGCGCTGATCATCGGCGTGATGCTTCTGGTCGCCGTCCTGATGAACAACGCATTCCGCGACATGGCGCTGTCCTACGCGCCGCGCAAGAAGAAGTGA
- a CDS encoding ABC-F family ATP-binding cassette domain-containing protein, translating into MPASTSLSGLSWPTPDGTPLLTNLTLSFGSERTGLVGRNGAGKSTLLRLISGDLAPASGLVRATGSIAMMRQDAIGQPYDTIADLFGVRPALDLLDRAEAGLAGEGELADADWTLPARIEGALLRCGLSVGPQTPLGTLSGGQRSRAALAALILAEPDFLLLDEPTNNLDRAGRKAVIDLLRGWTGGAIVASHDRELLEEMDAIVELTSLGAARYGGNYSDFRQRKDTELDAAARELAHAEKARTEAARRAQQASERKARKDSAGHRAWARGDQPKILMDAAKGRAEASGGAGARLRDARREAAEEKLSAAREKIEILQPLRMDIPPTSLATGRTVLRLESVTGGYPPAPPLIRDLSLNIAGPERIVIAGPNGSGKTTLLKIITGQIPPQSGLVELSVPFALLDQHVQRLDPALSLRDNFRRLNPVADPHMAHAALARFGFRATDALRCAGELSGGERLRAGLACALGATPPPPLLILDEPTNHLDLDGIAALEAALAAYDGAVLAISHDTAFLGSLAPDRTIDLGA; encoded by the coding sequence ATGCCTGCATCCACTTCCCTCTCCGGCCTGTCTTGGCCCACGCCTGACGGCACGCCGCTCCTGACCAACCTCACCCTGAGCTTCGGCTCGGAGCGCACCGGCCTCGTCGGGCGCAATGGCGCGGGCAAGAGCACCCTGCTGCGCCTCATCTCGGGCGATCTTGCCCCTGCTTCCGGGCTGGTGCGCGCCACCGGCTCCATCGCGATGATGCGCCAGGATGCGATCGGGCAGCCATATGACACCATTGCCGATCTTTTCGGCGTGCGGCCCGCGCTCGATCTGCTTGACCGGGCGGAGGCAGGACTTGCGGGGGAAGGCGAGCTGGCCGATGCAGACTGGACCTTGCCCGCACGGATCGAGGGGGCGCTTTTGCGCTGTGGTCTGTCAGTTGGGCCGCAGACACCGCTCGGGACACTATCGGGCGGGCAGCGCAGCCGGGCCGCGCTTGCCGCCCTGATCCTTGCCGAGCCGGATTTTCTGTTGCTGGATGAACCCACGAACAATCTCGACCGTGCGGGGCGCAAGGCGGTGATCGACCTCCTCCGCGGCTGGACCGGAGGGGCGATCGTCGCCAGCCATGATCGCGAGCTCCTGGAGGAAATGGACGCCATTGTCGAACTCACCTCGCTTGGCGCGGCCCGGTATGGCGGGAATTACAGCGATTTCCGACAGCGCAAGGACACCGAGCTCGACGCGGCGGCGCGTGAGCTTGCGCACGCGGAGAAAGCCCGCACCGAGGCTGCCCGACGCGCGCAGCAGGCGAGCGAACGCAAGGCCCGCAAGGACAGCGCCGGACACCGCGCGTGGGCACGGGGCGATCAGCCGAAAATCCTGATGGACGCCGCCAAGGGGCGTGCCGAGGCGTCGGGCGGTGCCGGTGCGCGCCTGCGCGACGCCCGGCGCGAGGCCGCGGAGGAGAAGCTGTCCGCCGCCCGCGAAAAGATCGAAATCCTGCAACCCCTGCGCATGGACATCCCCCCGACCAGCCTTGCGACCGGCAGAACGGTGCTGCGATTGGAGAGCGTGACCGGCGGCTATCCTCCCGCTCCTCCTCTGATCCGCGACCTGTCGCTCAACATCGCCGGCCCCGAGCGCATTGTCATCGCCGGGCCGAATGGCAGCGGAAAGACGACGCTTCTGAAGATCATCACCGGGCAGATCCCGCCGCAAAGTGGCCTCGTGGAGCTTTCGGTTCCGTTCGCCCTCCTCGATCAGCATGTCCAGCGGCTCGACCCGGCCCTGTCCCTGCGCGACAATTTCCGTCGCCTCAATCCCGTGGCGGATCCGCATATGGCTCATGCGGCACTGGCCCGGTTCGGTTTCCGCGCGACGGATGCTTTGCGGTGCGCGGGAGAGTTGAGCGGGGGCGAGCGTCTGCGCGCGGGTCTGGCCTGTGCCCTCGGAGCAACCCCGCCGCCGCCGTTGCTGATCCTGGACGAGCCGACCAATCACCTTGATCTCGATGGTATCGCAGCACTTGAGGCTGCGCTTGCAGCTTATGATGGGGCAGTTTTGGCGATCAGCCATGACACGGCATTCCTTGGATCGCTCGCACCGGACAGGACGATCGATCTCGGGGCGTGA
- a CDS encoding sugar phosphate isomerase/epimerase family protein: MKHTLDPHMIRHLSLEDTIRKVAELGYDHVEMSPRPDFFSWWTRPKLYPEKIQSFKKALRDNNVGLATLQPMYRWASPYADEWDMAIDNWKRAINFAVELECPMFVSEFGRGGSPNRSLNDRSGLHRPEVCEGQFFRAMDILVPILEREGIKLSLEAHPEDWIENIHPAIDIIKTINSPMVRASFIAPHTFFYGPDMVSNLRATEGLLEHVRLADTYDHNKSSELRYIVNPPESKVRVHQHLDFGQGEIDWDVFFATLADMKFDGVLSNCVFAWEDRAEDSARFMLAETKRYLDKHFK, encoded by the coding sequence ATGAAACACACGCTTGACCCGCACATGATCCGGCATCTCTCGCTCGAGGATACGATCCGCAAGGTTGCGGAACTCGGATATGATCACGTCGAGATGTCCCCGCGCCCGGATTTCTTCTCGTGGTGGACGCGGCCGAAGCTTTATCCGGAGAAGATCCAAAGCTTCAAGAAAGCTCTGCGCGACAACAATGTGGGCCTTGCCACGTTGCAGCCGATGTATCGCTGGGCCAGCCCCTATGCCGATGAATGGGACATGGCCATCGACAACTGGAAGCGCGCGATCAACTTCGCGGTGGAGCTGGAATGCCCGATGTTCGTCTCGGAGTTCGGCCGCGGCGGCTCGCCCAACCGCAGCCTGAACGACCGGTCCGGCCTGCATCGCCCCGAGGTCTGCGAGGGGCAGTTCTTCCGCGCGATGGACATCCTTGTGCCGATCCTCGAACGCGAAGGCATCAAGTTGTCGCTTGAGGCCCATCCAGAAGACTGGATCGAGAATATCCATCCCGCGATCGACATCATCAAGACGATCAATTCGCCGATGGTGCGCGCCTCGTTCATCGCGCCGCATACGTTCTTCTATGGACCCGACATGGTGTCGAACCTGCGCGCGACCGAGGGGCTCTTGGAACATGTGCGGCTTGCCGACACCTATGACCACAACAAGTCGTCCGAGCTGCGCTATATCGTGAACCCGCCCGAGTCCAAGGTCCGCGTCCACCAGCACCTTGATTTCGGCCAAGGCGAGATCGACTGGGACGTGTTCTTCGCGACGCTGGCCGACATGAAGTTCGACGGGGTTCTGTCGAACTGCGTTTTCGCCTGGGAAGACCGCGCCGAGGACAGCGCGCGCTTCATGCTGGCGGAAACGAAACGCTATCTCGACAAACATTTCAAATAA
- a CDS encoding sugar ABC transporter substrate-binding protein, with translation MTKFSRFAATATTAIIAGCAATAVMAADIFVVGGKPDDPFWSIVKRGAEDAGIVVKEQGGSVTWLGPQNYDNLGVDAAELIRQAIDQGADAIVGPDWVPEAMDPAFQAVRAAGIPLIIYNAGGLEAADRLDAMNYVGSDDHEAGKAAGVYLAGKGNSNGLCVNTLPGAANVEAFCGGFVEGITGAGGSGEVLPLPATSFGSQTAVAQAVRAHLLQHPEINAVFTVSDVDANAAISGIQQAGKTGQVAVCGINFNEAILDNIKADKQACAIDQQGYMQGYLAVAMLNGYVNYGLQIPTREILTGPGIVDATNVDATAAGVKAGTR, from the coding sequence ATGACCAAATTCAGCCGTTTTGCGGCAACAGCTACGACTGCCATCATCGCAGGTTGCGCGGCGACCGCCGTCATGGCCGCGGATATCTTCGTCGTGGGCGGCAAGCCCGACGACCCGTTCTGGTCGATCGTGAAGCGCGGCGCTGAAGATGCCGGCATCGTGGTCAAGGAACAGGGTGGCTCGGTCACCTGGCTCGGCCCGCAGAACTATGACAACCTCGGCGTCGACGCGGCCGAGCTGATCCGCCAGGCCATCGATCAGGGCGCGGATGCCATCGTTGGTCCCGACTGGGTGCCCGAGGCGATGGATCCGGCTTTCCAGGCGGTGCGCGCGGCGGGCATTCCGCTGATCATCTACAACGCTGGCGGTCTCGAAGCGGCCGACCGTCTGGATGCGATGAACTATGTCGGCTCGGATGACCACGAGGCCGGCAAGGCCGCGGGCGTCTATCTGGCGGGCAAGGGCAACAGCAACGGTCTGTGCGTGAACACGCTGCCGGGCGCCGCCAACGTCGAAGCCTTCTGCGGTGGCTTTGTCGAGGGGATCACCGGCGCGGGGGGCAGCGGTGAGGTTCTGCCGCTGCCCGCGACCTCGTTCGGCTCGCAAACGGCGGTGGCTCAGGCGGTGCGGGCGCACCTGCTGCAGCACCCCGAAATCAACGCCGTCTTCACCGTCAGCGACGTCGACGCGAATGCCGCGATCTCGGGGATCCAACAAGCGGGCAAGACCGGGCAGGTTGCGGTCTGCGGGATCAACTTCAACGAAGCGATCCTCGACAACATCAAGGCCGACAAGCAGGCCTGCGCGATCGACCAGCAGGGCTACATGCAGGGCTATCTCGCCGTCGCGATGCTCAATGGCTATGTGAACTATGGCCTGCAGATCCCGACCCGCGAGATCCTGACCGGCCCGGGCATCGTCGATGCGACCAACGTCGATGCGACCGCGGCCGGCGTCAAGGCGGGCACCCGCTGA
- a CDS encoding ATP-binding cassette domain-containing protein, with translation MTTPVLELRNVNKSFGPIDVLHEISLKVNAGEVLCLLGDNGAGKSTLIRTLAGVHKPTSGQMLMDGQEVLFERPKDATDRGIATVHQFGGTFPLMTIGRSFFVGMEPTKGWGPFKVFDRKTANEVAVKAVQSFGITRIDDGDRLIGGLSGGERQSLAIARAVHFGARVLILDEPTAALGVKQSSHVLRIVLEAKKRGIAVIFITHQVTHAMAVGDQYAVLIRGTVAANFVRGDKSREEITDLMAGGEALADLDAHLNDYENTSDTASTVA, from the coding sequence ATGACCACTCCGGTTCTCGAACTGCGCAACGTCAACAAGTCCTTCGGTCCGATCGACGTGCTGCATGAAATTTCGCTCAAGGTGAATGCGGGCGAGGTTCTGTGCCTGCTGGGCGACAACGGCGCGGGCAAATCGACGCTGATCCGCACGCTGGCGGGGGTGCACAAGCCGACCTCGGGGCAGATGCTGATGGATGGGCAAGAGGTGCTTTTCGAGCGCCCCAAGGATGCCACCGACCGCGGCATCGCCACCGTGCACCAGTTCGGCGGCACCTTTCCCCTGATGACGATCGGGCGCAGCTTCTTCGTGGGCATGGAGCCGACCAAGGGCTGGGGGCCGTTCAAGGTCTTCGACCGCAAGACCGCCAACGAGGTCGCGGTGAAAGCGGTGCAGAGCTTCGGCATCACCCGCATCGACGACGGCGACCGGCTGATCGGCGGGCTGTCGGGCGGGGAACGTCAGTCTCTTGCCATCGCGCGCGCCGTGCATTTCGGCGCGCGGGTGCTGATCCTCGACGAACCCACCGCCGCGCTTGGCGTGAAGCAGTCGAGCCACGTTCTGCGCATCGTGCTCGAGGCAAAGAAGCGCGGCATCGCGGTGATCTTCATCACCCATCAGGTAACCCATGCGATGGCGGTTGGCGATCAATATGCCGTGCTGATCCGCGGCACCGTCGCTGCCAATTTCGTGCGCGGCGACAAGAGCCGCGAAGAGATCACCGATCTGATGGCCGGCGGCGAGGCGCTGGCCGATCTCGATGCGCATCTGAACGATTACGAAAACACCAGCGACACCGCCAGCACCGTCGCTTGA
- a CDS encoding ABC transporter permease: protein MRRPEAGSLLGLVAVFAFFLISAGGIFASAAGTASWLNVAAEIGIVALPIGLLMIAGELDLSIGSVIPASSLTVAIISGYYGLPEIIGILAALAMGTAVGFVNGYAVNRTGVPSLIVTIGTMFAVMGLTLGLAVLLTGSTSTSIVPSPFFKAILGGFVGGMFQVTVFWWIGFIAIIGFALHFAPIGNWIYALGGDKVSARNAGIPTEKLTIGLFMLSGFSAAFVGVGQAMVYQSAQVAGGQSFIFNSIMCVVIGGVLLTGGFGSVMGIVLGTITFSMVNQGIYFTGFDPNLGSVIIGALLLVAVLMNDTFRQMALSYSKKKK, encoded by the coding sequence ATGCGACGCCCAGAGGCCGGCTCGCTGCTGGGCCTCGTCGCGGTCTTCGCCTTTTTCCTGATCTCGGCGGGCGGCATCTTCGCCTCGGCCGCGGGCACCGCAAGCTGGCTCAACGTCGCCGCCGAAATCGGCATCGTCGCGCTGCCGATCGGCCTTTTGATGATCGCGGGCGAGCTCGATCTGTCGATCGGCTCGGTCATTCCGGCCTCATCGCTCACTGTCGCGATCATTTCCGGCTACTACGGATTGCCCGAGATTATCGGCATCTTGGCCGCGCTGGCGATGGGCACCGCGGTGGGCTTCGTCAACGGCTATGCGGTCAACCGCACCGGCGTGCCCTCGCTGATCGTGACGATCGGCACGATGTTCGCGGTGATGGGGCTGACGCTGGGGCTTGCGGTGCTGCTGACCGGCTCGACTTCGACCTCGATCGTGCCCTCGCCGTTCTTCAAGGCGATCCTCGGCGGCTTCGTCGGCGGGATGTTCCAGGTCACCGTTTTCTGGTGGATCGGCTTCATCGCGATCATCGGTTTCGCGCTGCATTTCGCGCCGATCGGCAACTGGATCTATGCGCTTGGCGGCGACAAGGTTTCGGCGAGGAACGCCGGTATTCCGACCGAAAAACTGACCATCGGGCTCTTCATGCTTTCGGGCTTTTCCGCGGCCTTCGTCGGCGTCGGTCAGGCGATGGTCTATCAAAGCGCGCAGGTCGCAGGCGGGCAGAGCTTCATCTTCAACTCGATCATGTGCGTCGTCATCGGCGGGGTGCTGCTGACCGGAGGCTTTGGTTCGGTGATGGGCATCGTGCTCGGCACGATCACCTTCTCGATGGTGAACCAGGGCATCTATTTCACCGGCTTCGACCCCAATCTCGGCTCGGTCATCATCGGCGCGCTGCTGCTAGTGGCGGTTCTGATGAACGACACCTTCCGCCAGATGGCGCTGAGCTACTCCAAGAAGAAGAAATGA
- a CDS encoding LacI family DNA-binding transcriptional regulator, giving the protein MSRPTIADLAEEAGVSISTVNRIIAGSASVKGATMQRVQAAAEKIGFYGIATIEDRVRKSAPHYRLGFLLQQSSREIYQVFGRKVVAACHERRDEMIHPTVDFVDLLTPENIAARLKALAANNDAVALIAADHPLIAQAIRELREAGKPVVAYITDQSAPERAAYVGADNWKLGRTAAYLIAQMTSSPGRIAVFIGNHRYQCQDVADAALRSYMRENAPHLSVDDCRPTHEEASEAYAMVKELLASSDDLVGIMLNGGGISGVLRALREVPEERRRGIRLICRDIGPEIRKGLSEGLITAALCHPLEQISAALVQTMIEAIAQGDNTITVQRTIPFEIITPANI; this is encoded by the coding sequence ATGAGCAGGCCGACAATCGCCGACCTGGCCGAAGAGGCGGGCGTGTCCATTTCGACCGTCAACCGCATCATCGCGGGTTCTGCCTCGGTCAAGGGTGCGACCATGCAACGTGTCCAAGCCGCCGCCGAAAAGATCGGGTTCTACGGGATCGCGACGATCGAGGACCGGGTGCGGAAATCCGCGCCGCATTACCGGCTGGGCTTTCTGCTGCAACAGTCGAGTCGTGAGATTTATCAAGTCTTTGGCCGCAAGGTCGTGGCCGCCTGTCATGAGCGGCGCGACGAGATGATCCATCCCACGGTGGACTTCGTCGACCTGCTGACCCCGGAGAATATCGCGGCGCGTCTCAAGGCACTCGCGGCCAATAATGACGCGGTTGCACTGATCGCCGCAGATCACCCGCTGATCGCCCAGGCGATCCGCGAATTGCGCGAGGCCGGCAAGCCGGTCGTGGCCTACATCACCGACCAGTCCGCGCCTGAGCGGGCGGCCTATGTCGGGGCCGACAACTGGAAGCTCGGGCGAACCGCGGCCTACCTGATCGCTCAGATGACCTCGTCGCCCGGCCGAATCGCGGTCTTCATTGGCAATCACCGCTACCAATGTCAGGACGTGGCCGATGCCGCCCTGCGCTCCTATATGCGCGAGAACGCCCCCCACCTGAGCGTCGATGACTGCCGGCCGACTCACGAAGAGGCCTCCGAGGCCTATGCGATGGTCAAGGAGTTGCTCGCGTCGAGCGACGATCTTGTCGGGATCATGCTCAATGGCGGCGGCATCTCCGGTGTCCTGCGTGCCCTGCGTGAGGTTCCCGAAGAGCGCCGCCGCGGTATCCGCCTGATCTGCCGCGATATCGGCCCGGAGATTCGCAAGGGATTGTCGGAGGGGCTGATCACCGCGGCATTATGCCATCCGCTGGAACAGATCTCGGCGGCGCTCGTGCAAACGATGATTGAAGCGATCGCGCAGGGCGACAATACGATCACCGTGCAGCGCACGATCCCGTTTGAGATCATCACACCCGCAAATATTTAG
- a CDS encoding Gfo/Idh/MocA family oxidoreductase encodes MALKVGVIGTGMIGQDHIRRLTQVLSGVEVAGVTDIDLARAKSAAPAGATVYETPEALITAPEVQAVVICSWGPAHEAQLLACIAAGKPVFCEKPMVTSEAAALKVIEAEVAFGRRLVQVGFMRRFDADYRRLKRVIDGGTLGAPLMYYSKHRNASVPEGLYTSEMPLNDTLVHDADISRWLLSDEVSAVEVRVPRRSTRGRDLRDPVMVMLHMASEAIVDVEISVNIGYGYDIRGEVSCENGIAALPNRPAAVVTDANGIRQAIPEDWRERFIEAYDQEFREWIVAAGAGTATGPSAWDGYAATLVADAALRAVDSGAREPVTMIDKPALYN; translated from the coding sequence ATGGCACTGAAAGTCGGAGTCATCGGCACGGGGATGATCGGTCAGGACCACATCCGCCGGCTGACCCAGGTTCTGTCGGGGGTCGAAGTGGCGGGCGTCACCGATATTGACCTTGCGAGGGCGAAATCGGCGGCCCCTGCGGGCGCGACGGTCTACGAGACCCCTGAGGCGCTGATCACCGCGCCCGAGGTGCAGGCGGTGGTGATCTGTTCCTGGGGCCCCGCGCATGAAGCGCAGCTGCTGGCCTGCATCGCGGCGGGCAAGCCGGTCTTTTGCGAAAAGCCGATGGTCACCTCCGAGGCCGCAGCACTCAAGGTGATCGAGGCCGAGGTAGCCTTCGGTCGCCGTCTGGTGCAGGTGGGCTTCATGCGCCGGTTCGACGCCGATTACCGGCGGCTCAAGCGCGTGATCGACGGCGGCACCCTCGGCGCGCCCTTGATGTATTACTCCAAGCACCGCAACGCCTCCGTCCCCGAGGGGCTTTACACCTCGGAAATGCCGCTCAACGACACGCTGGTGCATGACGCGGATATCTCGCGCTGGTTGCTCAGCGATGAGGTGAGCGCCGTCGAGGTCCGCGTGCCGCGCCGCTCGACCCGGGGCCGCGATCTGCGCGACCCGGTGATGGTCATGCTGCACATGGCCTCCGAGGCGATCGTCGATGTCGAGATCTCGGTGAACATCGGCTACGGCTACGACATCCGCGGCGAGGTGAGCTGCGAGAACGGCATCGCCGCGCTGCCGAACCGCCCCGCGGCGGTGGTGACCGACGCGAATGGCATCCGTCAGGCGATCCCCGAGGATTGGCGCGAGCGGTTCATCGAAGCCTATGACCAGGAATTCCGCGAATGGATCGTCGCGGCAGGCGCGGGCACGGCCACGGGCCCGAGCGCTTGGGACGGCTATGCCGCGACCCTGGTCGCCGATGCGGCGCTGCGTGCCGTCGACAGCGGCGCGCGCGAGCCCGTGACGATGATCGACAAACCCGCACTCTACAACTGA
- a CDS encoding putative quinol monooxygenase, with product MYKFIITLDVTPGARAKILERAPEAQAATRAEPGCIAYDLYACTDNPDRMVFVEAWVDEAAHAFHMEQEHTKRFIAFHEQFHERLVFETINPAD from the coding sequence ATGTACAAGTTCATCATCACCCTCGACGTCACGCCCGGCGCGCGCGCCAAGATCCTCGAACGCGCCCCCGAGGCGCAGGCCGCCACCCGCGCCGAACCGGGCTGCATCGCCTATGACCTCTACGCCTGTACCGACAACCCCGACCGGATGGTCTTCGTCGAGGCCTGGGTCGATGAGGCCGCGCATGCCTTCCATATGGAGCAGGAGCATACGAAGCGCTTCATCGCCTTCCACGAGCAATTCCACGAGCGGCTGGTCTTCGAAACGATCAACCCCGCCGACTGA
- a CDS encoding sugar phosphate isomerase/epimerase family protein codes for MKLSICTDVMGNLSFTEMLDKCVKLGVEGIEMTGGGWSKGPHFRADELLADKGLLKSKLKEIEARGLSIAALNCSANPLDPGAMGTRHLKEMKETITLAGEIGVETIVTMSGLPEAAPGDTVPNWLVYTKSWPDEMPERDRYQWEGRAFPLWHDLVDFGKKAGIKRYALENFSAMLVWNPETLFRLRNEVGEMVGMNLDPSHLMWMGAEPIASARALGKAIHHCHGKDTRIERGLCDVNGLLELKDVTDVANRAWNYVAVGAGRDLQWWKEFFSVVRMCGYNGWVSLEMEDFTMSTEAGIQSSIDALQATISR; via the coding sequence ATGAAACTTTCGATCTGCACCGATGTGATGGGGAACCTCTCCTTCACCGAGATGCTCGATAAATGCGTCAAACTCGGTGTCGAGGGCATCGAGATGACCGGCGGCGGCTGGTCCAAGGGCCCGCATTTCCGCGCCGACGAACTTCTGGCCGACAAGGGCCTGCTGAAGAGCAAGCTCAAGGAGATCGAGGCGCGCGGGCTCTCGATCGCGGCGCTCAACTGCTCGGCCAACCCGCTCGATCCGGGCGCGATGGGCACGCGGCATCTGAAAGAGATGAAGGAGACGATCACGCTCGCGGGCGAGATCGGCGTCGAGACCATCGTCACGATGTCGGGCCTGCCCGAGGCGGCACCGGGCGACACCGTGCCGAACTGGCTGGTCTATACCAAAAGCTGGCCCGACGAGATGCCCGAGCGCGACCGCTATCAGTGGGAGGGCCGAGCCTTCCCGTTGTGGCACGACCTCGTCGATTTCGGCAAGAAGGCCGGGATCAAGCGCTACGCGCTCGAGAACTTCTCGGCGATGCTGGTGTGGAACCCGGAAACCCTGTTCCGCCTGCGCAATGAAGTGGGCGAGATGGTCGGCATGAACCTCGACCCCAGCCACCTGATGTGGATGGGCGCCGAACCCATCGCCTCGGCCCGCGCACTGGGCAAAGCCATCCATCACTGCCACGGCAAGGATACCCGTATCGAGCGCGGCCTATGCGACGTGAACGGGCTTCTGGAACTCAAGGACGTGACCGACGTCGCCAACCGCGCCTGGAACTACGTCGCCGTCGGCGCGGGTCGTGACCTGCAATGGTGGAAGGAGTTCTTCTCGGTCGTGCGGATGTGCGGCTACAACGGCTGGGTTTCGCTTGAGATGGAAGATTTCACCATGTCGACCGAGGCCGGCATCCAATCCTCGATCGACGCGCTGCAAGCCACGATCTCGCGCTGA